From a region of the Streptococcus ruminantium genome:
- the recG gene encoding ATP-dependent DNA helicase RecG, producing the protein MKKLSDELSVLPGIGPKSAEKFFKLAIYTVGDLLTYYPFRYEDFESKSIFDLQDGEKAVIVGVVVSPANLQYYGHKKNRLRFSVKQGEVVIAVSFFNQPYLVDKIELGQELAIWGKWDKRKASLTGMKILSQATDDLQPVYHVAQGISQLNLVKAIKAAISQGYLDLLDENLPAVLLERYRLLGRKAAVYAMHFPTNFDEYKQALRRVKFEELLYFQLQLQQLKSANRQVSSGLQIHYVPEALDAKIRNLPFILTEAQSQALKEILADMKSPGHMNRLLQGDVGSGKTVVASLAMFATVTAGMQAAIMVPTEILAEQHYESLCQLFPDLSIVLLTGGMKVAARRTALEMIANGQVDIIVGTHALIQEGVIYHRLGLVVTDEQHRFGVKQRRLFREKGDNPDVLMMTATPIPRTLAITAFGDMEVSVINQLPAGRKPIITRWVKHQQLPVVLEWLKRELPNGAQVYFISPLIEESETLDLKNAVDLQTDLQAYFGERVIIDLLHGKMKNEEKDAIMQAFKERKTDILVSTTVIEVGVNVPNATVMVIMDADRFGLSQLHQLRGRVGRGHKQSYAVLVANPKTESGKERMKIMTETTDGFVLAEADLKMRGAGEIFGTRQSGLPEFQVANIMEDYAILEEARRVASQIVNEKDWQENPAWSVLLPYLKDREELD; encoded by the coding sequence ATGAAAAAATTATCTGATGAATTGTCGGTTTTACCGGGAATTGGTCCTAAATCAGCCGAAAAATTTTTTAAATTAGCCATTTATACAGTTGGTGATTTATTGACTTACTATCCTTTTCGCTATGAAGATTTTGAAAGTAAGTCTATTTTTGATTTGCAAGATGGTGAGAAGGCGGTAATAGTGGGGGTGGTGGTTTCACCAGCTAATCTCCAGTACTATGGTCATAAAAAAAACCGTCTTCGCTTTTCTGTCAAACAAGGTGAAGTTGTTATAGCAGTTTCGTTTTTTAATCAACCTTATTTGGTGGATAAGATTGAATTGGGACAAGAATTGGCTATTTGGGGGAAGTGGGATAAGAGGAAGGCGAGTCTAACGGGTATGAAAATTCTTTCTCAAGCAACGGATGACTTGCAGCCTGTATACCATGTAGCTCAGGGAATTTCACAGCTCAATTTGGTTAAAGCTATCAAAGCTGCAATTAGTCAGGGGTATTTGGATTTGTTAGATGAAAATCTACCTGCTGTCTTGTTGGAGCGCTACAGACTTTTAGGACGTAAGGCAGCTGTGTATGCTATGCATTTTCCAACGAATTTTGATGAATATAAGCAAGCTTTACGCCGTGTAAAGTTTGAGGAGTTATTGTATTTTCAATTGCAATTACAGCAGTTAAAATCAGCTAATCGTCAGGTTTCTAGTGGTTTGCAGATTCATTATGTACCGGAAGCCTTGGATGCTAAAATTAGGAATTTACCCTTTATTCTGACAGAAGCACAGTCACAGGCTCTTAAAGAAATACTTGCAGATATGAAATCTCCTGGACATATGAATCGTTTATTGCAGGGGGATGTTGGATCCGGAAAAACAGTGGTTGCAAGCCTAGCTATGTTTGCAACGGTGACTGCTGGTATGCAGGCAGCTATTATGGTTCCAACTGAAATCTTGGCAGAGCAACACTACGAGAGTCTGTGTCAGTTGTTCCCAGATTTGTCTATTGTCCTATTGACAGGAGGGATGAAGGTTGCAGCACGTCGGACAGCTTTGGAGATGATAGCTAATGGTCAGGTGGATATAATTGTTGGGACACATGCTTTAATTCAAGAGGGAGTCATCTATCATCGGTTGGGGTTGGTGGTGACAGATGAGCAGCATCGTTTTGGTGTGAAACAACGTCGTTTGTTCCGAGAAAAAGGAGATAATCCTGATGTGCTAATGATGACTGCAACGCCTATTCCTAGAACATTGGCTATTACAGCTTTTGGAGATATGGAAGTATCGGTTATCAATCAATTGCCAGCTGGTCGTAAGCCGATTATAACACGTTGGGTGAAGCATCAGCAGTTACCTGTCGTTTTGGAATGGCTAAAAAGGGAATTACCCAATGGAGCGCAGGTTTATTTCATTTCCCCTTTGATTGAAGAATCTGAGACGTTGGATTTGAAGAATGCGGTGGATTTACAGACTGATTTGCAGGCTTATTTTGGTGAACGGGTCATTATTGATCTACTGCATGGGAAAATGAAAAATGAAGAGAAGGATGCGATTATGCAAGCCTTTAAGGAAAGAAAAACAGACATTCTTGTTTCTACAACGGTGATTGAAGTAGGAGTCAATGTCCCTAATGCTACAGTCATGGTTATTATGGATGCGGATCGTTTTGGTTTAAGTCAGTTACATCAATTAAGAGGGCGAGTGGGACGTGGTCATAAGCAATCCTATGCTGTTTTAGTTGCAAATCCGAAAACAGAATCTGGTAAGGAACGGATGAAGATTATGACGGAAACAACGGATGGTTTTGTGTTGGCAGAAGCAGACTTAAAGATGCGTGGTGCGGGAGAAATTTTTGGCACGCGTCAATCTGGTTTACCCGAGTTTCAAGTAGCTAATATTATGGAGGATTATGCTATTTTAGAGGAAGCTAGGCGAGTCGCTAGTCAAATTGTTAATGAAAAAGACTGGCAAGAAAATCCAGCTTGGTCTGTGTTGCTTCCCTATCTAAAAGATAGAGAAGAATTGGATTAG
- a CDS encoding asparaginase — protein sequence MKRILVLHTGGTISMQANQQGEVVSNPVNPMTKIDTPIEEIQITSLDFFNVPSPHINLEHMMALYQKIKKEANHFDGFIITHGTDTLEETAYFLDTMAIPEKPIVLTGAMRSLNELGSDGIYNYHTALRVAADEKSADKGVLVVMNDEIHAAKYVTKTHTTNVSTFQTPTHGPLGLATKQEILYFKTAEPRVRFDLSQVSGTVPIIKAYAGMESILLDSLSTNSISGLVIEALGAGNLPPTILPAIKHLLEQQIPIILVSRCFNGIAEPVYAYEGGGSQLKQSGILFVKELNAQKARLKLLIALSAGLKNQELADYIQG from the coding sequence ATGAAAAGAATTCTAGTATTGCACACAGGCGGAACAATCTCTATGCAAGCCAATCAACAAGGAGAGGTCGTCTCAAACCCAGTCAATCCTATGACAAAAATAGATACACCGATAGAAGAAATCCAAATTACTTCCTTGGATTTTTTCAATGTTCCTAGCCCCCACATCAACCTCGAACACATGATGGCGCTCTACCAAAAGATAAAGAAAGAGGCTAACCATTTTGATGGCTTTATCATCACACACGGAACTGATACTTTAGAGGAGACAGCCTATTTTCTCGACACTATGGCCATCCCGGAAAAACCTATCGTCCTAACAGGTGCCATGCGTTCTTTAAATGAGTTGGGTAGCGATGGTATTTACAACTATCACACAGCCCTTCGTGTAGCAGCCGATGAAAAATCTGCTGACAAAGGAGTCCTGGTCGTCATGAATGATGAAATTCATGCCGCAAAGTATGTGACAAAGACTCATACAACCAATGTCTCGACTTTCCAAACACCAACCCATGGACCGCTTGGTCTAGCTACAAAGCAGGAGATCCTCTACTTTAAAACTGCGGAACCCAGAGTTCGTTTTGACCTCTCTCAAGTGTCTGGAACTGTTCCTATTATTAAAGCCTATGCAGGAATGGAGTCGATCCTCCTAGATTCACTATCTACCAACAGCATTTCTGGACTGGTCATCGAAGCACTCGGAGCAGGTAATCTTCCTCCAACCATCTTACCTGCCATCAAACACCTCCTTGAACAGCAAATCCCAATTATACTAGTTTCCCGTTGCTTCAATGGCATTGCTGAACCCGTCTATGCCTACGAAGGAGGAGGAAGTCAACTGAAACAAAGTGGTATTCTCTTTGTCAAAGAACTAAATGCCCAAAAAGCTCGCCTCAAACTCCTCATTGCCCTCAGCGCAGGGCTTAAAAATCAAGAATTAGCTGACTATATCCAAGGCTAA
- a CDS encoding universal stress protein, with amino-acid sequence MTQSYKTILVAVDGSKGAELALHKAIHVAMRNQARLIIAHVIDTRSLHNVIAFDASVYESLEREAELLLEEYKQEALNAGLIDVQIRVEFGNPKTLLAVDIPKETGADLMLLGATGLNAFERLLIGSSSEYIMRHANIDLLIVRDGEKSL; translated from the coding sequence ATGACCCAATCATATAAAACAATTCTTGTTGCTGTAGACGGTTCAAAAGGAGCCGAATTAGCTCTCCACAAGGCTATACATGTCGCTATGCGCAACCAAGCTCGCTTGATTATTGCTCATGTTATTGATACACGTTCTCTTCATAATGTTATCGCTTTTGATGCCTCTGTCTATGAGTCTTTAGAAAGAGAGGCAGAACTTCTTCTTGAAGAATACAAGCAAGAAGCACTGAATGCCGGGCTAATTGATGTTCAGATTCGCGTTGAATTTGGCAATCCAAAAACCTTGTTAGCTGTAGATATTCCTAAGGAAACAGGAGCCGATCTCATGTTGTTAGGAGCAACCGGTCTCAACGCCTTCGAGCGACTCCTTATCGGTTCTTCATCTGAATACATCATGCGCCATGCCAATATTGATTTACTTATTGTGCGAGATGGAGAGAAAAGTTTATAA
- a CDS encoding pyridoxal phosphate-dependent aminotransferase, translating to MKQFNKSTKLDDVAYDIRGPVLEEAMRMRANGEQILRLNTGNPAEFGFTAPDEVIRDLIHNARKSEGYSNSKGIFSARKAIMQYCQLKKFPNVDIEDIYLGNGVSELIVMSMQGLLDNGDEVLVPMPDYPLWTAAISLAGGKAVHYICDEAADWYPDLEDMESKITSRTKAIVLINPNNPTGALYPKEILEGIIDIARRHELIIFSDEIYDRMVFDGAVHIPIATLAPDLFVVTMNGLSKSHRICGFRVGWMVLSGPKKHVKGYIEGLNMLSNMRLCSNVLAQQVVQTSLGGHQSVDKLLIPGGRLYEQREFITKAINDIPGLSTIKPKAGLYVFPKIDREMYRIDDDEQFVLDFLKQEKVLLVHGRGFNWKDPDHFRIVYLPRVDELAEIQEKMTRFLRQYRR from the coding sequence ATGAAGCAGTTTAATAAATCAACAAAATTGGATGATGTAGCTTATGACATTCGTGGTCCTGTCTTGGAAGAAGCCATGCGCATGCGTGCCAATGGTGAGCAGATTTTGCGCTTGAATACAGGTAATCCTGCTGAATTTGGTTTTACGGCGCCAGATGAGGTAATCCGTGATTTGATTCATAATGCTCGAAAATCAGAGGGGTACTCTAATAGTAAAGGTATTTTTTCAGCTCGCAAGGCGATTATGCAATATTGTCAGTTGAAGAAGTTTCCAAATGTTGATATTGAAGATATTTACCTTGGAAATGGTGTTAGTGAGCTGATTGTTATGTCTATGCAAGGTTTGCTAGATAATGGTGATGAGGTTTTGGTACCTATGCCAGACTATCCATTGTGGACAGCAGCTATTAGTTTAGCAGGTGGGAAGGCTGTCCATTATATCTGTGACGAGGCGGCTGATTGGTATCCGGATTTGGAGGATATGGAGTCTAAGATTACTTCACGAACCAAGGCTATCGTACTGATCAATCCTAACAACCCAACAGGTGCTCTATATCCTAAAGAAATTTTAGAGGGGATTATTGATATTGCTCGGCGGCATGAGCTTATTATCTTTTCTGATGAAATTTATGATCGAATGGTCTTTGATGGCGCGGTTCATATTCCGATTGCTACCTTGGCTCCAGATTTGTTTGTCGTGACGATGAATGGTTTATCCAAGTCTCATCGGATTTGTGGTTTCCGAGTAGGCTGGATGGTCTTGTCAGGTCCCAAGAAGCATGTTAAGGGGTACATTGAAGGATTGAATATGTTGTCTAACATGCGACTTTGTTCCAATGTTTTAGCTCAACAAGTGGTACAAACTTCTCTTGGAGGACATCAATCTGTGGATAAATTATTGATTCCTGGGGGGCGTTTGTACGAACAGAGGGAGTTTATAACAAAAGCTATCAATGATATTCCAGGACTTTCTACTATCAAGCCTAAAGCAGGGCTGTATGTGTTTCCAAAAATTGATCGGGAGATGTACCGGATAGATGATGATGAGCAATTTGTCTTGGATTTCCTCAAGCAGGAGAAGGTACTTTTAGTACATGGACGTGGCTTTAACTGGAAAGATCCTGACCATTTCCGTATTGTGTATCTACCACGTGTTGATGAATTGGCAGAGATTCAGGAGAAGATGACACGATTCTTGCGTCAATATCGTAGGTAA
- the codY gene encoding GTP-sensing pleiotropic transcriptional regulator CodY, with the protein MTTLLEKTRDITSILKRSEEQLAEELPYNAIADHLSAIIDCNSCIINSEGEVLGYHMNYKTNNDRVEEFFQNKQFPEEYVRSVARVYDTQVNLPVESELTAIPVELRSTYPNGLTTIAPIHVTGIRFGSLIIWRNDEQFHDDDLILVEIAATVVGIQLLNFQREEDEKNIRRRAAVNMAVNTLSYSEMKAVAAILGELTGNEGQLTASVIADRIGITRSVIVNALRKLESAGIIESRSLGMKGTYLKVLIPAIFDEIKKRDY; encoded by the coding sequence ATGACAACATTATTAGAAAAGACACGGGATATTACTTCTATTTTGAAGCGTTCCGAAGAGCAATTGGCGGAAGAATTGCCCTACAATGCCATTGCTGATCATTTATCAGCCATCATTGATTGTAACTCTTGCATTATCAATAGTGAGGGTGAGGTTTTGGGGTACCACATGAACTATAAAACAAACAATGATCGTGTGGAAGAATTTTTTCAAAATAAGCAGTTTCCCGAAGAATACGTGAGATCTGTTGCTCGGGTTTATGATACTCAGGTCAATTTGCCTGTAGAAAGTGAGTTGACTGCTATACCAGTTGAGTTGCGTTCTACCTATCCCAATGGTTTGACAACGATTGCTCCTATTCATGTAACGGGGATTCGATTTGGTTCCCTCATTATTTGGCGTAATGATGAGCAGTTCCATGACGATGATTTGATTCTAGTGGAGATTGCAGCAACAGTAGTTGGGATTCAATTACTCAATTTCCAAAGGGAAGAAGATGAAAAGAATATTCGTCGTCGTGCTGCAGTCAATATGGCTGTCAATACCCTTTCTTATTCAGAAATGAAGGCTGTTGCAGCTATTTTAGGTGAGTTGACTGGCAATGAGGGGCAGTTGACGGCCTCAGTTATTGCTGATCGTATTGGTATTACTCGATCTGTTATTGTTAATGCACTTCGTAAATTGGAAAGTGCTGGTATTATTGAAAGTCGTTCTCTGGGAATGAAAGGAACCTATCTGAAGGTTCTTATTCCGGCGATTTTTGATGAGATTAAGAAACGTGACTATTAA
- the gatC gene encoding Asp-tRNA(Asn)/Glu-tRNA(Gln) amidotransferase subunit GatC, translating into MKISEAEVRHVAKLSKLEFSDQETAAFATTLSKIVDMVELLNEVDTTGVSVTTTMADRKNVLREDIAQKGESCEALFKNVPESQNNFIKVPAILDGGGEA; encoded by the coding sequence ATGAAGATTTCTGAAGCTGAAGTCCGTCACGTTGCTAAGCTATCTAAGCTGGAATTTTCGGACCAAGAGACAGCCGCGTTTGCAACGACCTTGAGCAAGATTGTTGATATGGTTGAATTGCTCAATGAAGTGGATACAACAGGTGTTTCTGTGACGACAACCATGGCTGATCGTAAGAACGTTTTGCGGGAAGATATTGCCCAAAAAGGCGAGAGTTGTGAAGCTTTGTTTAAAAATGTACCTGAGTCTCAAAATAACTTTATCAAGGTACCAGCGATTTTAGATGGAGGAGGAGAAGCCTAA
- the gatA gene encoding Asp-tRNA(Asn)/Glu-tRNA(Gln) amidotransferase subunit GatA produces the protein MTFNHKTIDELHDLLVKKEISALELTKATLADIKSRENAVDAFLTITEDEALAQAAALDKKGIDADNVMAGIPFAVKDNISTKGILTTAASKMLYNYEPIFDATAVSQAYDAGMIVIGKTNMDEFAMGGSNENSAFKPTKNAWDQAKVSGGSSGGSAAAVASGQVRLSLGSDTGGSIRQPAAFNGIVGMKPTYGTVSRFGLIAFGSSLDQIGPFSQTVKENAQLLNVISGHDAKDATSILNGIADFTSKIGQDIKGLKIALPKEYIGEGIDPQVKETILKAAKHLESLGAIIEEVSLPHSKYGVAVYYIIASSEASSNLQRFDGIRYGFRAPDATNLEEIYVKTRSQGFGEEVKRRIMLGTFSLSSGYYDAYFKKAGQVRTLIIQDFEKVFANYDLILGPTAPTVAFDLDTLNHDPVAMYLADLLTIPVNLAGLPGLSIPAGFVEGLPVGLQLIGPKYSEETIYQVAAAFEATTDYHKQQPVIFGGANK, from the coding sequence ATGACATTTAATCATAAGACCATTGATGAGTTGCATGACCTTCTTGTCAAAAAGGAGATTTCTGCGCTTGAGTTGACTAAGGCAACGTTAGCAGACATCAAGAGTCGCGAGAATGCTGTGGATGCCTTCTTGACGATTACGGAAGATGAGGCTTTGGCTCAAGCTGCTGCTCTTGATAAAAAAGGGATCGATGCAGATAATGTTATGGCAGGTATTCCATTTGCCGTTAAGGATAATATCTCTACTAAGGGAATTCTAACGACAGCAGCTTCTAAAATGCTCTACAACTATGAGCCAATTTTTGATGCGACTGCTGTTTCTCAAGCCTATGATGCAGGGATGATTGTCATCGGTAAGACCAATATGGACGAGTTTGCTATGGGTGGATCTAACGAAAATTCTGCCTTTAAGCCAACAAAGAATGCTTGGGATCAAGCCAAGGTTTCTGGTGGTTCATCGGGTGGTTCAGCAGCAGCTGTTGCTTCTGGGCAAGTTCGTTTATCTTTGGGATCAGATACGGGTGGTTCTATCCGTCAACCAGCAGCTTTTAATGGTATTGTTGGAATGAAACCGACCTATGGAACGGTATCACGTTTTGGGCTGATTGCTTTTGGTTCTTCTCTTGATCAGATTGGTCCATTTTCACAGACGGTTAAGGAAAATGCTCAATTGCTCAATGTTATCTCAGGACATGATGCGAAAGATGCAACCTCAATCCTCAATGGGATTGCCGACTTTACTAGCAAGATTGGTCAAGACATCAAAGGACTTAAAATTGCACTTCCTAAGGAATACATAGGGGAAGGGATTGATCCGCAGGTCAAAGAAACAATTCTCAAGGCTGCTAAGCATTTGGAAAGTTTGGGAGCTATTATTGAGGAAGTGAGCCTGCCGCATTCTAAGTACGGAGTCGCTGTTTACTATATTATTGCTTCGTCAGAGGCTTCTTCAAATTTGCAGCGCTTTGATGGTATTCGTTATGGTTTCCGCGCACCAGATGCGACCAATTTGGAAGAAATTTATGTAAAAACGCGTAGCCAAGGTTTCGGTGAGGAGGTTAAGCGCCGTATTATGTTGGGAACCTTTAGCTTATCATCTGGTTACTACGATGCCTACTTCAAGAAGGCTGGTCAAGTACGAACCTTGATTATCCAAGACTTTGAAAAAGTTTTTGCGAATTATGATTTGATTTTGGGACCGACAGCTCCGACAGTTGCCTTTGATTTGGATACTCTGAACCATGATCCTGTAGCTATGTACTTGGCGGATCTCTTGACTATTCCTGTTAACTTGGCTGGTCTTCCAGGACTATCTATCCCTGCTGGTTTTGTAGAGGGTCTGCCAGTTGGTTTGCAGTTGATTGGTCCAAAATATTCAGAAGAAACGATTTATCAAGTAGCTGCTGCTTTTGAGGCAACGACAGATTACCATAAGCAACAACCAGTGATTTTTGGAGGTGCTAACAAATGA
- the gatB gene encoding Asp-tRNA(Asn)/Glu-tRNA(Gln) amidotransferase subunit GatB, with protein sequence MNFETIIGLEVHVELNTNSKIFSPSSAHFGEDPNANTNVIDWSFPGVLPVLNKGVVDAGIKAALALNMAIHKEMHFDRKNYFYPDNPKAYQISQFDEPIGYDGWIEIELEDGTTKKIRIERAHLEEDAGKNTHGTDGYSYVDLNRQGVPLIEIVSEADMRSPEEAYAYLTALKEIIQYTGISDVKMEEGSMRVDANISLRPYGQEKFGTKTELKNLNSFNYVRKGLQYEVERQTKILRSGGQIQQETRRYDESTGETILMRVKEGSSDYRYFPEPDLPLYEIDDDWIEEVRKDLPVFPKVRRANYVDKLGLTVYDAGQLTATKALSDFFEAAVALGGDAKQVSNWLQGEVAQFLNAEGRTIEQIALTPENLVEMLALIADGTISSKIAKKVFVHLAKEGGSAKVFVEKAGLVQISDPAVLIPIIHQVFADNEAAVADFKSGKRNADKAFTGFLMKATKGQANPQVAQQLLAQELAKLLD encoded by the coding sequence ATGAACTTTGAAACGATAATTGGTCTAGAAGTCCATGTGGAGTTGAATACCAATTCTAAGATTTTCTCACCTTCATCCGCTCATTTTGGCGAGGATCCAAATGCCAATACCAATGTGATTGATTGGTCGTTCCCAGGGGTTCTTCCTGTTTTGAATAAAGGAGTTGTGGATGCAGGTATCAAGGCGGCTTTGGCCTTGAATATGGCTATTCACAAGGAAATGCACTTTGACCGAAAGAATTATTTCTATCCCGATAATCCAAAAGCCTATCAGATTTCCCAGTTTGATGAGCCAATTGGCTACGATGGCTGGATTGAGATTGAGCTAGAAGATGGTACGACTAAGAAAATCCGTATCGAACGTGCTCATTTGGAAGAGGATGCAGGGAAAAATACGCATGGTACAGATGGTTATTCCTATGTGGATCTCAACCGTCAGGGTGTACCTTTGATTGAGATTGTATCAGAAGCAGATATGCGCTCGCCTGAGGAAGCCTATGCTTATTTGACAGCTCTCAAGGAAATTATCCAGTATACAGGTATTTCTGATGTCAAAATGGAAGAAGGCTCTATGCGGGTCGATGCTAATATTTCTTTGCGTCCCTATGGTCAGGAGAAATTCGGTACCAAGACCGAGTTGAAGAATTTGAACTCCTTTAACTATGTCCGCAAGGGCTTACAGTATGAGGTAGAGCGTCAGACTAAGATTCTGCGTTCCGGTGGTCAAATTCAGCAAGAGACCCGTCGCTATGATGAGTCAACTGGTGAAACCATTCTGATGCGTGTCAAAGAAGGTTCGTCTGACTATCGGTATTTTCCAGAACCAGACTTGCCACTCTATGAGATTGATGATGACTGGATTGAGGAAGTGCGAAAAGACCTACCAGTCTTTCCAAAAGTTCGTCGTGCCAATTATGTAGATAAGCTTGGTTTGACGGTCTATGATGCAGGGCAACTGACCGCGACCAAGGCGCTTTCTGACTTCTTTGAGGCAGCGGTGGCACTAGGTGGTGATGCTAAACAGGTTTCTAACTGGCTACAGGGTGAAGTCGCTCAATTCCTCAATGCAGAAGGCAGGACCATTGAACAAATCGCTCTGACTCCAGAAAATCTGGTGGAAATGCTTGCTCTAATTGCTGATGGTACCATCTCTTCTAAGATTGCCAAGAAGGTCTTTGTCCATCTGGCTAAGGAAGGTGGTTCTGCCAAAGTTTTCGTTGAGAAGGCTGGTTTGGTGCAGATTTCAGATCCGGCAGTTTTGATTCCGATTATCCATCAGGTCTTTGCCGACAACGAAGCAGCGGTGGCAGACTTCAAGTCTGGTAAGCGGAATGCGGATAAGGCCTTTACAGGTTTCCTCATGAAGGCAACCAAGGGACAAGCCAACCCACAAGTTGCTCAACAATTACTAGCACAGGAATTGGCTAAGTTGTTGGATTAA
- a CDS encoding LacI family DNA-binding transcriptional regulator — translation MVTIKDIAKKAELSPATISRVLNGDTSLSVSQETRQKILALAQKLGYIKHLKKQAPQQKGTIGIVQWYTESEELADLYYYSIRVSIEQTASQLGYQIVRSFNDLTNPLLHNLDGIIAVGKFSSEQIAELASLSPQLIFVDSDTLPEGFSCITTDFEHSVQIVIDHFRSQNIIDIGLLVGQEKTTDGYQLPTDPRLIAFRNYLDTLGIFQENYIYQGNFSTQSGYELMSQAIEDLGEQLPPAFFIANDTLAVGALRALQERQIAVPERVQLITFNDTAITRQVYPALSSISVFTEEMGQEAAQLLDRMIATSGIYHPRKIKLGTRLVIRDSSY, via the coding sequence ATGGTTACTATAAAAGACATCGCTAAAAAAGCAGAGCTATCCCCTGCCACTATTTCCAGAGTTTTGAATGGAGATACAAGTCTCTCTGTCAGCCAAGAAACGCGTCAAAAAATTTTAGCTCTGGCACAGAAACTTGGTTACATCAAACACTTAAAAAAACAGGCTCCTCAGCAAAAAGGTACCATCGGTATCGTCCAATGGTACACCGAAAGTGAAGAGTTAGCAGATCTCTACTATTATTCTATTCGGGTTAGTATTGAACAGACTGCCAGTCAATTAGGTTATCAGATTGTCCGCTCCTTCAACGATTTGACAAATCCACTCCTCCACAACCTAGATGGCATCATTGCAGTCGGTAAATTTTCTTCTGAGCAAATAGCAGAGCTGGCTAGTCTATCTCCTCAGTTAATTTTTGTTGACTCTGATACGCTGCCTGAAGGATTTTCCTGTATCACAACTGACTTTGAACACTCTGTTCAGATTGTAATCGACCACTTCCGTTCGCAAAACATAATAGACATCGGCTTGCTAGTTGGTCAAGAAAAAACAACAGACGGCTACCAACTCCCGACAGACCCTCGCCTAATTGCCTTTAGAAACTACCTAGACACCTTGGGTATTTTCCAAGAGAACTACATCTATCAAGGAAACTTTTCTACCCAGTCAGGCTACGAACTGATGAGTCAAGCCATAGAGGACTTGGGCGAGCAACTCCCTCCTGCCTTCTTTATTGCTAATGATACCTTAGCTGTCGGAGCTCTCCGTGCGCTACAAGAACGACAGATTGCCGTTCCAGAACGAGTTCAACTGATTACCTTTAACGATACAGCCATCACCCGTCAAGTCTATCCAGCCCTCTCTTCTATCAGCGTCTTCACCGAAGAAATGGGGCAAGAAGCTGCACAACTCCTCGATCGCATGATAGCAACTTCAGGCATCTATCACCCACGAAAGATAAAACTAGGGACTCGGCTGGTCATTCGAGATAGTAGTTATTAA